The following coding sequences are from one Odontesthes bonariensis isolate fOdoBon6 chromosome 10, fOdoBon6.hap1, whole genome shotgun sequence window:
- the crebzf gene encoding CREB/ATF bZIP transcription factor, which translates to MITRRRGRSMNSREVQPLEVEVVDVETSEDLPTSSEGFSADDTNSAELELDDLFEDLKWTLESDASSPLFDMDLADLGVYRVKEQDSGLEVSTASSPERMSSDSRMINRQNQSSHVINKNAIAARMNRLKKKEYVTNLEKRVGVLSTENVALKQENSQLTKRVDELEDETRYLRAVLANESMLAQLLSRLSGVNGMKLSSSLFQGPNSNDHDYALPRKRVKVEEKETTGGVCLHVDKNHVSVEFCTKCAESASTSLKM; encoded by the coding sequence ATGATCACCAGAAGAAGAGGCCGCTCGATGAACAGCAGAGAGGTGCAGCCGTTGGAGGTGGAAGTAGTAGATGTGGAAACTTCTGAAGATCTCCCAACGTCATCGGAGGGATTCTCAGCTGATGACACTAATTCTGCTGAACTTGAGCTAGATGACCTCTTTGAAGACTTGAAATGGACGCTAGAAAGTGATGCTTCATCCCCACTCTTTGATATGGACTTGGCCGATCTCGGTGTGTACCGTGTTAAAGAGCAAGACTCCGGTCTTGAAGTTTCAACAGCGTCCTCTCCGGAGAGAATGTCATCTGACTCGAGGATGATTAACAGACAAAACCAGTCGAGCCATGTCATCAACAAAAATGCCATCGCTGCCAGAATGAATCGACTCAAGAAGAAAGAATACGTCACCAACCTGGAGAAGAGAGTCGGCGTCCTGTCAACGGAAAACGTCGCGCTCAAACAGGAGAATTCTCAGCTGACAAAGAGGGTGGACGAGTTGGAAGATGAGACCAGGTATCTGAGAGCCGTGCTGGCCAATGAGAGCATGTTAGCCCAGCTCTTGTCCAGGCTGAGCGGTGTGAATGGGATGAAATTATCTTCCTCGCTTTTCCAGGGGCCCAACTCAAATGATCACGACTATGCGTTGCCCAGGAAGCGGGTGAAAGTGGAGGAGAAAGAGACAACTGGAGGCGTTTGCCTGCATGTAGACAAGAACCATGTCTCAGTGGAGTTCTGCACAAAGTGTGCAGAGAGTGCAAGCACGTCGCTCAAAATGTAG
- the las1l gene encoding ribosomal biogenesis protein LAS1L produces MKKRSSEKRRHVVAWVNKAEWNQVLEYLYSKDVALQRYALHRISAWRGRYASSTPVAVDCTADLVRCQVLDRSGQLSGDDLVLLYGAALVRFVNLITERQQGKTARPLRRLAGNLNIPEWVVDLRHDFTHRKLPTLKWCRKGCKVVLEWLQQEYWSRQLGGGADEDWESQSDGEDAETELKRQEDELLARQKEMEAYKAARELLISYEKEQYQNFDGLREDKEKSLWQTPFADMSWLLGEIKQFALESSDLLIDVLLEDGFLVPTGDQLETLGCDPSENASPTEPRLPQIFLRFWLPLLKMLNSPTFIHLLLEKLFGELKLLAREQSHHRVFYISAWISEVIICNSNKFEYRFETKVQKKARLKDRIFVNRIQLRWQQLLSACLDAPCMSTPHVLQLILDDMEHPLPLETRQKLLRLSSIYTQSAHTEGSSSQEHKQQPIYTLESLHEKQQQLRRHSHLWRNDSKQSESSQEYKWADVLAEKAKMLRGSPWQVCTDKVMWKNFPLGKVPGQSDDPSCLMVENYSTMTVLDQPVELESNAARSVPGVSAPTRTAEGLLWNPSDVNRLKTGLKLF; encoded by the coding sequence ATGAAGAAAAGGAGCTCCGAGAAAAGACGCCATGTGGTGGCGTGGGTCAACAAAGCTGAGTGGAACCAAGTTCTGGAGTATCTTTATTCCAAGGATGTGGCTCTCCAGAGGTATGCACTGCACAGGATATCGGCCTGGAGAGGCCGGTACGCCAGCAGCACGCCCGTGGCAGTGGACTGCACCGCGGACCTGGTGCGGTGCCAGGTGCTGGACCGGTCCGGACAGCTGAGCGGAGatgatctggttctgctttacGGCGCGGCACTGGTGAGGTTCGTCAATCTGATCACCGAGAGGCAGCAGGGGAAAACAGCCCGGCCACTGAGGCGGCTGGCCGGGAACCTCAACATCCCAGAGTGGGTCGTGGACCTGCGGCATGATTTCACACACCGCAAGCTCCCCACCTTGAAGTGGTGTCGGAAGGGATGTAAGGTGGTTCTGGAGTGGCTCCAGCAGGAATACTGGTCCAGGCAGCTGGGAGGAGGTGCTGATGAGGATTGGGAGTCACAGTCCGATGGAGAAGATGCAGAGACGGAGCTGAAGCGCCAGGAGGATGAGCTCCTTGCAAGACAAAAAGAGATGGAAGCCTACAAGGCTGCTCGGGAACTTCTGATATCTTATGAAAAGGAGCAGTACCAGAATTTTGATGGGCTTCGTGAAGACAAAGAGAAGAGCTTGTGGCAAACCCCCTTTGCAGACATGAGCTGGCTACTGGGTGAGATTAAGCAGTTTGCTCTGGAGTCGAGCGATTTGCTGATCGACGTGTTATTGGAAGATGGATTTCTGGTTCCTACGGGTGACCAGCTGGAAACATTAGGCTGCGACCCCTCTGAGAACGCCAGTCCCACCGAACCCAGACTTCCTCAGATCTTCCTGCGCTTTTGGCTGCCCCTGCTGAAGATGCTCAACTCCCCTACGTTTATTCACCTCCTTCTGGAGAAGCTCTTCGGTGAGCTGAAGCTGCTCGCCAGGGAGCAGAGTCACCACAGGGTTTTCTACATCTCCGCTTGGATCTCAGAGGTCATCATCTGCAACAGCAACAAATTTGAGTACCGTTTCGAAACGAAGGTACAGAAGAAGGCCCGACTGAAGGACAGGATTTTTGTCAACCGCATCCAGCTGAGGTGGCAGCAGCTGCTCTCAGCGTGCCTGGATGCTCCCTGTATGAGCACGCCCCACGTGCTCCAGTTAATCCTGGACGACATGGAGCACCCGCTCCCTCTGGAGACGCGGCAGAAGCTGCTCCGGCTCAGCTCCATCTACACACAAAGCGCACACACGGAGGGCAGCAGCTCTCAGGAGCATAAACAACAGCCCATATACACTCTGGAGAGTTTGCACGAGAAGCAGCAGCAGTTGCGTAGGCACAGCCATCTGTGGCGTAACGACTCGAAGCAGAGCGAGTCCTCTCAGGAGTACAAGTGGGCAGATGTTCTGGCTGAAAAGGCAAAGATGCTCAGAGGTTCTCCCTGGCAGGTGTGCACTGATAAAGTCATGTGGAAGAACTTTCCTCTTGGAAAAGTCCCCGGACAGTCAGACGATCCCTCGTGCCTTATGGTCGAAAACTACTCAACAATGACTGTCCTTGACCAGCCGGTGGAGCTGGAGAGCAACGCAGCACGCAGCGTCCCGGGAGTCTCTGCACCCACAAGAACGGCCGAAGGCCTTCTCTGGAACCCAAGTGATGTGAACAGGCTGAAAACTGGACTAAAGCTCTTTTGA